In Paenibacillus larvae subsp. larvae, the following proteins share a genomic window:
- a CDS encoding GNAT family N-acetyltransferase — MTPYIGIEERFSGKSVMLQLLQPRYTKAYHQFRNENRPFFTPFEGLKDDASFTLASHQAAVQQSVEEADLDKAYGFGIFLRASGTLIGTIRLSMISRGVFQNAYLGYSMAEKYNGHGFMTEAVNLCLNVAFGALKLHRVQANVMPRNLASQRVLEKNGFTREGYSRNYLKINGKWEDHINFAILAEDYQK, encoded by the coding sequence ATGACACCTTATATTGGCATAGAGGAACGTTTTTCCGGAAAATCCGTCATGCTGCAGCTCCTCCAACCCCGGTATACGAAAGCTTACCATCAATTCCGTAATGAGAACCGGCCCTTTTTCACCCCATTTGAAGGGTTAAAGGATGATGCTTCCTTCACGCTTGCCTCGCACCAGGCAGCTGTCCAGCAGTCCGTTGAGGAAGCCGATTTGGACAAAGCTTACGGTTTCGGTATTTTTTTGCGTGCCTCCGGGACCCTGATCGGAACAATCCGGCTCAGTATGATTTCCCGAGGGGTCTTCCAGAATGCATATTTGGGCTATTCCATGGCTGAAAAATATAACGGGCACGGTTTTATGACCGAGGCTGTTAACCTCTGCCTGAATGTAGCCTTCGGAGCACTCAAGCTTCACCGGGTTCAGGCTAATGTAATGCCCCGCAATCTTGCTTCACAGCGCGTTCTGGAGAAGAACGGATTCACAAGGGAAGGTTACAGCAGGAATTATCTGAAAATCAACGGCAAGTGGGAGGATCATATCAACTTCGCTATCCTGGCGGAAGACTATCAAAAATAA
- a CDS encoding helix-turn-helix domain-containing protein, translating into MSAVAEATGYTDEKYFSKSFKKLEGLSPNQFRKKRAGGYYI; encoded by the coding sequence ATTTCGGCTGTAGCCGAGGCCACCGGATACACGGATGAGAAATATTTCAGCAAATCGTTTAAGAAATTGGAAGGGCTCTCGCCGAACCAGTTTCGTAAAAAGAGAGCCGGAGGATACTACATATGA
- a CDS encoding YtxH domain-containing protein, giving the protein MGKSQRTKDILVGVVAGSVLGAITALLFAPKPGKELRADIKQQAQQVGEKTAQFAGAVAEKTQEVAGTVSTTTTEWVGKAKTAASEVIDNFRQKDKTAEPAQPTVGEETSAGNMQEEQQTAALSK; this is encoded by the coding sequence ATGGGAAAATCACAAAGAACAAAAGACATTCTGGTTGGGGTAGTAGCCGGCAGCGTGCTTGGCGCCATCACAGCACTTTTATTTGCTCCTAAACCCGGAAAAGAACTTAGGGCGGACATCAAGCAGCAGGCCCAGCAGGTTGGAGAAAAAACAGCACAATTTGCCGGTGCCGTAGCAGAGAAAACCCAGGAAGTGGCGGGAACCGTGAGTACAACGACTACAGAATGGGTAGGAAAAGCCAAGACGGCAGCTTCCGAAGTGATTGACAACTTTAGGCAAAAAGACAAAACGGCTGAACCTGCCCAGCCAACAGTCGGGGAAGAAACTTCCGCCGGGAATATGCAGGAAGAACAGCAAACGGCTGCGCTCTCCAAATGA
- the selD gene encoding selenide, water dikinase SelD — protein sequence MSDANLIRLTTLSSKGGCGCKIGPADLSQVLRLLPPAESNPNLLVGLDASDDAGVYKLTDELALVQTVDFFTPIVDDPYSFGQVAAANALSDVYAMGGKPLTVLNIVAFPISQLEKSILADILRGAADKVKEAGATLVGGHSIDDKEPKFGLAVTGIVHPDKVRANAGAKPGDQLILTKPIGVGILTTSIKKGQLSREEIERVTRVMTTLNKTAAEAMEPYEVHACTDITGFGLLGHTAEMAKGSDVGVRIDASQVPFLPRVRELADAGFVPGGTKNNYAHLEGSVTFNPALDQVAQWMLCDAVTSGGLLIAASSDHADVLLAALRDRGVQASRIGEITADHPDHIVVEGTIK from the coding sequence ATGAGCGATGCAAACCTTATCCGGTTGACCACATTATCCAGCAAAGGAGGCTGCGGATGCAAAATAGGTCCGGCCGATTTATCCCAAGTGCTCCGGCTTTTGCCTCCTGCTGAGTCCAATCCAAATCTGTTAGTTGGTCTTGATGCCAGTGATGATGCCGGTGTGTACAAGCTGACCGACGAACTGGCTCTTGTGCAGACTGTAGATTTTTTTACCCCCATTGTGGATGATCCTTACTCGTTCGGTCAAGTAGCGGCGGCCAATGCACTTAGCGATGTTTATGCCATGGGCGGAAAACCGTTAACGGTATTAAATATCGTGGCTTTTCCAATTAGTCAACTCGAAAAGTCAATCCTTGCGGATATATTGCGCGGAGCAGCCGATAAGGTAAAGGAAGCGGGGGCAACTCTTGTCGGCGGCCACTCTATCGATGACAAGGAACCCAAATTCGGCCTGGCAGTGACCGGGATTGTACATCCGGACAAAGTACGGGCCAATGCCGGGGCCAAGCCGGGAGACCAGCTAATCCTGACCAAACCGATCGGGGTGGGCATCCTAACCACTTCGATCAAGAAAGGCCAGCTGAGCAGGGAAGAGATTGAGCGGGTCACTCGGGTCATGACCACGCTCAACAAAACAGCGGCCGAAGCGATGGAACCCTATGAGGTGCATGCATGCACCGATATCACAGGCTTCGGCCTGCTGGGCCACACCGCTGAGATGGCGAAAGGCAGCGATGTCGGTGTGCGCATAGACGCTTCGCAGGTGCCGTTCCTGCCGCGTGTCCGTGAACTCGCGGACGCGGGCTTTGTGCCGGGCGGCACCAAGAACAACTATGCGCACCTGGAAGGCTCCGTCACCTTCAACCCGGCTCTGGACCAAGTGGCCCAGTGGATGCTGTGCGATGCGGTGACGTCAGGCGGGCTGCTGATAGCGGCATCCTCGGACCATGCGGACGTCCTGCTTGCCGCTTTGCGGGATAGGGGCGTCCAAGCGAGCAGGATCGGCGAAATCACCGCCGACCATCCGGATCATATCGTCGTGGAAGGGACGATAAAGTGA
- a CDS encoding helix-turn-helix transcriptional regulator, with protein sequence MAQDSETSTRKIILTMLKTSGPFSVSDMAKELGITEMAVRRHLNTLDRDGLLQSKLVRQGMGRPAQVYSLTSQADDLFPKKYQQLTLELLDMLAADLGKEWVQELFDKRKERMYFSYKLFMEGKTLSDKVSALAKIQNENGYMVEWEPVGEETYELKEFNCPIAQVANEYEHACACELSLFESLLEAKVERKECLAKGGQCCKYTIQKKGSS encoded by the coding sequence ATGGCCCAGGATAGTGAAACGTCAACACGTAAAATCATTTTGACGATGTTGAAGACAAGCGGACCTTTTAGTGTCAGCGACATGGCGAAGGAACTAGGCATCACTGAGATGGCGGTGAGGCGTCATTTAAATACTTTGGACCGTGACGGTCTGCTTCAATCCAAACTGGTCCGGCAAGGGATGGGACGACCCGCCCAAGTATATTCCCTGACAAGCCAGGCCGATGATTTATTTCCCAAGAAATATCAACAGTTGACACTCGAACTGCTTGACATGTTGGCCGCTGATTTGGGGAAAGAATGGGTACAGGAACTGTTCGACAAAAGAAAAGAAAGAATGTACTTTTCTTATAAACTGTTTATGGAAGGAAAGACGTTATCCGACAAAGTTTCCGCTCTGGCCAAAATCCAGAATGAAAACGGATATATGGTAGAATGGGAACCTGTTGGGGAAGAAACTTATGAACTAAAAGAGTTCAATTGCCCGATTGCTCAGGTGGCCAATGAATATGAGCATGCGTGCGCTTGTGAGCTTTCCCTCTTTGAAAGCCTGCTTGAGGCCAAGGTGGAACGTAAAGAATGCTTGGCTAAAGGCGGTCAATGCTGTAAATATACAATTCAAAAAAAAGGTTCGTCATAA
- a CDS encoding DUF86 domain-containing protein: MYYINWDQVHSRLDFIPAIQQVCETIIESPNQGNLSATEHFAQERALHLAIETVTDVGSLLIDGFIMRDASSYEDIIEILKGEQVFSEDIAFILLELVRLRRPLVQEYMDLERKGVHPLLPKIRETLPSFTESVKAFIKKELKQE; the protein is encoded by the coding sequence ATGTATTACATTAATTGGGATCAGGTACATAGCAGATTGGATTTCATTCCGGCTATTCAGCAGGTTTGCGAGACCATTATAGAGTCACCGAACCAGGGCAATCTTTCGGCCACAGAACATTTCGCCCAGGAAAGAGCCCTGCACCTTGCTATTGAAACGGTAACGGATGTCGGGAGTCTTCTGATTGATGGCTTTATTATGAGAGATGCCAGCAGCTACGAGGATATTATTGAGATTTTAAAAGGGGAGCAGGTTTTCTCTGAAGACATAGCCTTTATCTTACTGGAACTCGTACGGCTAAGAAGGCCGCTGGTTCAGGAATATATGGATCTTGAAAGGAAAGGTGTGCATCCGCTTCTGCCGAAAATCCGGGAAACCTTGCCTTCTTTTACCGAATCTGTGAAAGCATTTATTAAGAAAGAATTGAAACAGGAATAA
- a CDS encoding VanZ family protein, with product MKRKTWAYIWTAAALIWMVVIFMKSAEPYQEQDMRPFLKNWISEERLTSWLPHISFTYDGHPVTWQKPYDMLEFFIRKAGHVAEFALLMLFVTLVLLSWRKAFYPMLCLGTLISVGYAATDEWHQTFVPGRTGHVVDVLVDSIGIVLVALIWLLVHVCMTKANLKPAAKEKEEL from the coding sequence ATGAAGAGGAAAACATGGGCCTATATTTGGACAGCCGCCGCTTTAATTTGGATGGTTGTCATTTTTATGAAATCGGCGGAGCCTTACCAGGAGCAGGATATGAGACCGTTTCTAAAGAATTGGATCTCGGAAGAACGGCTAACCTCCTGGCTGCCCCATATTTCATTCACTTATGACGGGCATCCTGTCACCTGGCAGAAACCTTATGACATGCTGGAGTTTTTCATCCGTAAGGCTGGTCATGTGGCGGAGTTTGCCCTGCTGATGCTGTTTGTTACGCTGGTTCTTCTGTCATGGAGGAAGGCGTTTTATCCTATGCTCTGCCTGGGGACTTTGATCTCGGTCGGCTATGCGGCAACGGACGAATGGCATCAGACATTTGTACCCGGACGGACGGGGCATGTAGTAGATGTTCTAGTGGATTCCATTGGAATTGTTCTGGTTGCGTTAATTTGGCTTCTGGTTCATGTTTGTATGACTAAGGCGAATTTAAAACCGGCCGCAAAAGAAAAAGAAGAGTTATAA
- a CDS encoding helix-turn-helix transcriptional regulator — MRNNIKNLRKTLCISQDELAKHCNVTRQTINAIENNKYSPSLVLAFRIAEKLNTNIEKVFIKDI, encoded by the coding sequence TTGCGTAATAACATAAAAAATTTAAGGAAAACCTTATGCATATCTCAAGATGAATTGGCAAAACACTGTAATGTAACTAGGCAAACAATCAATGCAATCGAAAACAATAAGTACAGCCCCAGTCTGGTTCTGGCATTCCGTATAGCAGAAAAGCTAAATACAAATATTGAAAAAGTTTTCATTAAAGACATTTGA
- a CDS encoding class I SAM-dependent methyltransferase, which yields MTGKLPNEEQREHYREHYSPGYGTELIRSYQRRSVTKEASFLISHLKPGMSLLDCGCGPGTITAGLANLIAPGQVTGIDKEAGQIDRAYAYARDQDVTNVRFQEADIYQLPFADESFDVVFMHALLQHLQNPLKALKEANRVLKPGESSVYGMMIRAV from the coding sequence ATGACAGGCAAACTCCCAAATGAAGAACAGCGGGAACATTATAGGGAGCATTACAGCCCGGGTTACGGTACAGAGTTGATCCGTTCGTACCAGAGGCGTTCCGTCACAAAAGAAGCGTCTTTTCTAATCTCCCATTTGAAACCGGGCATGTCCTTGCTGGATTGCGGCTGCGGCCCCGGGACAATCACGGCCGGATTGGCCAATCTGATAGCTCCGGGTCAAGTCACGGGCATAGATAAGGAAGCAGGTCAAATTGACCGGGCTTACGCCTATGCCCGCGATCAAGATGTAACAAATGTCCGTTTTCAGGAAGCGGACATTTATCAACTGCCGTTTGCAGACGAGTCATTTGATGTAGTTTTTATGCATGCTCTGCTCCAACATCTTCAAAATCCGTTAAAAGCATTAAAAGAAGCAAACCGGGTACTGAAGCCGGGGGAATCATCGGTGTACGGGATGATGATCAGGGCAGTTTAA
- the eutH gene encoding ethanolamine utilization protein EutH has protein sequence MEINEIIIYLMVIFMILGAIDKSIGYKFGLGHQFDEGIMAMGSLTLAMVGIISLSPVLAKLLSPIVVPLYTALGADPAMFATTLLANDMGGFSLAQELANSPDAGMFAGTVLGAMLGPTIVFIIPVALGIIKKEDHTFLATGVLSGIVTVPLGCLLGGLVAGYSFSMILSNLVPIILFAALIVLGLWKCPQGMIKGFTVFGQFIVIVATLGLAAGIVQQLTGIVIISGLAPIEEGIKIVGDISIVLAGAFCMVFVITKVFNKPLLKLGKMMGMNEIAAAGMVATLANVIPMFGMMKDMDNRGKAINVAFAVSAAFVFGDHLGFTAGVAKEMILPMIVGKLVGGISAIFVAIYLSKKMTDKPKKEEQAEKAV, from the coding sequence GTGGAAATCAATGAGATTATCATTTACCTCATGGTTATTTTTATGATTCTGGGTGCCATTGACAAGAGTATCGGATACAAATTCGGCTTAGGTCATCAATTCGATGAAGGGATTATGGCCATGGGGTCTTTAACGCTGGCGATGGTAGGAATTATTTCTTTATCACCTGTATTGGCCAAGTTGTTAAGCCCTATTGTGGTCCCTTTATACACTGCGTTGGGAGCAGATCCCGCCATGTTTGCGACAACACTCCTGGCAAATGACATGGGCGGATTCTCCCTGGCACAAGAGCTTGCTAACAGTCCGGATGCGGGCATGTTTGCCGGAACCGTACTGGGTGCCATGCTGGGGCCAACCATTGTATTTATCATCCCGGTAGCACTTGGCATCATCAAAAAAGAAGATCATACATTTTTGGCAACCGGTGTTCTTTCCGGCATTGTTACCGTTCCGCTAGGCTGCTTGCTGGGAGGATTGGTTGCAGGTTATTCTTTCTCCATGATTTTGTCCAATCTCGTACCGATTATTTTGTTTGCTGCTTTGATTGTGCTTGGTTTATGGAAATGCCCGCAGGGAATGATCAAGGGCTTCACGGTATTCGGGCAGTTTATTGTGATTGTGGCAACGCTGGGGCTCGCAGCCGGCATTGTTCAGCAGCTGACAGGCATCGTTATCATTTCCGGCCTTGCACCGATTGAAGAAGGAATCAAAATCGTCGGGGATATTTCCATTGTATTGGCAGGCGCTTTCTGCATGGTGTTTGTTATTACCAAAGTGTTTAACAAGCCGCTGTTGAAACTTGGGAAAATGATGGGCATGAACGAGATTGCGGCAGCAGGTATGGTGGCTACGCTGGCTAACGTAATCCCGATGTTCGGAATGATGAAAGACATGGATAACAGAGGCAAGGCAATCAACGTGGCCTTTGCCGTCTCAGCCGCCTTTGTATTCGGGGACCACCTGGGTTTTACGGCAGGGGTAGCCAAAGAGATGATTCTCCCCATGATTGTCGGAAAACTGGTTGGCGGAATTTCGGCTATTTTTGTAGCCATCTACCTATCCAAAAAAATGACGGATAAACCAAAGAAGGAAGAGCAAGCGGAGAAGGCCGTTTAA
- a CDS encoding BMC domain-containing protein, whose translation MSSAIGVVELRSISKGYETADCMLKKSSVTIHHLKPICPGKFLIIISGDTAEVQEAMDFARTEANGFRISDFVLHGVHPEIVDGLKKRYSPRPVEAIGILETSTVSSGIFALNNALKQSEIHVKRMNLGMAIGGKFFTVFTGSVSDVEQGMKVILSSMDEKRIIHYTVIPSPSEEMKKHFQ comes from the coding sequence ATGAGTAGCGCTATCGGTGTTGTGGAGCTGCGCAGCATTAGCAAAGGGTATGAGACGGCTGACTGCATGCTGAAAAAATCTTCTGTCACCATACATCATCTCAAACCCATTTGTCCGGGTAAATTTCTGATCATCATCAGCGGAGATACGGCAGAGGTTCAGGAAGCCATGGACTTCGCCAGAACGGAAGCGAACGGGTTCAGAATAAGCGATTTTGTGCTGCATGGCGTTCATCCTGAAATTGTGGACGGCTTGAAAAAGCGTTATTCTCCCCGGCCTGTTGAAGCAATCGGGATTCTGGAAACATCTACGGTGTCTTCCGGCATATTTGCCTTAAACAACGCCTTGAAACAAAGTGAAATCCATGTAAAAAGAATGAATCTTGGAATGGCGATCGGGGGTAAATTCTTCACCGTGTTTACGGGAAGTGTCAGCGACGTGGAACAAGGGATGAAAGTGATCCTTTCCTCGATGGATGAAAAGAGGATTATTCATTATACCGTGATCCCATCCCCGAGTGAAGAAATGAAAAAACACTTCCAATGA
- a CDS encoding EutN/CcmL family microcompartment protein, with protein sequence MIVGEVVGSLWATRKDQKLNGLTFLVVKPLSYGKAVQRDYFVAADNAGAGIGDTVLVTKGSSARTSIANPDVPVDAVIVGIVDSIELAHE encoded by the coding sequence ATGATAGTGGGAGAAGTAGTGGGCAGCCTGTGGGCCACCCGAAAAGACCAGAAGCTGAACGGCCTGACCTTTCTGGTAGTGAAACCGTTATCGTATGGCAAGGCGGTTCAGCGTGATTACTTTGTGGCCGCAGACAATGCAGGCGCAGGCATAGGGGATACCGTTCTTGTCACAAAAGGAAGTTCTGCCCGGACATCCATAGCCAATCCGGACGTGCCCGTTGACGCAGTCATCGTCGGCATTGTTGACTCCATCGAGCTGGCTCATGAGTAG
- a CDS encoding putative ethanolamine utilization protein has protein sequence MNLESLDREALIQAVADEVYKRLRQNQTAEAIPPVKPKAVLLSGEPVSELEEMLNPHYDVQYYDESLRDCDLIIIPKLCIQLLSNLANGISAGNRERFVLTMLLKGKRVIALDEGLLYRKYKSAAPVLLYKLYAGFADKLENYGIRIVQTPELLAACLEEDGQSDIQTEVEDIPSCQDVLSKKVITEAELKQCHFRNIKTVVVDRNSIITPLAQDYLRMQKMHVHRR, from the coding sequence ATGAACTTGGAATCTCTGGATAGAGAAGCACTCATTCAGGCAGTGGCAGATGAAGTCTACAAAAGACTGCGGCAGAATCAGACAGCTGAGGCGATTCCACCCGTTAAGCCCAAAGCAGTACTCCTGTCGGGGGAGCCGGTTTCCGAACTGGAGGAGATGCTGAATCCGCACTATGACGTGCAATATTATGATGAGTCGCTCAGAGATTGCGATTTGATCATTATTCCTAAACTGTGCATTCAGCTGCTCTCCAATCTCGCGAACGGCATCAGCGCAGGAAACCGGGAACGGTTTGTACTCACGATGCTCTTAAAAGGGAAAAGGGTTATCGCTTTGGATGAGGGGCTTTTGTACCGGAAATATAAATCGGCGGCTCCTGTTCTCCTGTACAAGCTGTATGCCGGATTTGCGGACAAACTGGAGAACTATGGCATCAGGATAGTCCAGACTCCTGAACTGCTTGCCGCTTGTCTGGAGGAGGATGGACAGTCGGATATTCAGACAGAGGTTGAGGACATCCCGTCTTGTCAGGATGTTTTGTCCAAAAAAGTAATTACTGAAGCCGAACTGAAACAATGCCACTTCCGGAATATCAAAACAGTTGTGGTTGACCGTAACAGCATCATAACCCCTCTTGCACAGGATTACTTGAGAATGCAAAAGATGCATGTGCACAGAAGATAG
- the eutD gene encoding ethanolamine utilization phosphate acetyltransferase EutD: MNNELVESIVNEVVKRVQEETAGIEVEASGKHVHLNREAIDALFGEGYQLTKAKDLSQPGQYACKERVTLIGPKGALHNVVILGPERKESQVEISQTDSVALGVKVPVRESGQLEGTPGIVIVSANNVIRLDKGLIAAQRHIHVKAEDAGKFGVKNGEIVQVKVEGKRPLIFDDVLIRVSPNYETYMHIDYDEANACGFVKGMKGKILKKNI; this comes from the coding sequence GTGAATAATGAACTGGTAGAAAGCATTGTGAATGAAGTAGTCAAACGGGTGCAGGAAGAAACAGCCGGAATCGAGGTCGAGGCCTCCGGTAAGCATGTTCATTTAAACCGTGAGGCGATTGACGCCCTGTTTGGAGAAGGTTATCAATTAACGAAAGCGAAGGATCTTTCCCAACCCGGGCAATATGCCTGCAAAGAGCGCGTTACCCTGATCGGGCCAAAAGGAGCTCTGCATAATGTTGTCATATTGGGCCCTGAACGCAAGGAATCCCAAGTGGAAATCTCGCAAACTGATTCAGTGGCACTGGGAGTGAAGGTTCCTGTACGGGAAAGCGGTCAATTGGAAGGAACACCGGGTATCGTGATTGTTTCCGCCAACAACGTGATCCGGCTGGATAAAGGTTTGATTGCTGCCCAGCGCCATATCCATGTAAAAGCTGAAGATGCCGGGAAATTCGGGGTGAAAAACGGGGAGATCGTACAGGTCAAAGTGGAAGGCAAACGCCCGCTTATTTTTGACGATGTGTTAATCCGGGTAAGTCCCAATTACGAAACCTACATGCATATCGATTATGATGAAGCCAATGCTTGCGGTTTTGTGAAAGGAATGAAGGGGAAAATTTTGAAAAAGAACATCTAG
- a CDS encoding ethanolamine utilization cobalamin adenosyltransferase, giving the protein MAVITENDLRKHFRNQNLKEVSVYEAPKGAILTPSAKSFLTDHQIELRYTGNPVKSKPEADKKPDADTKPKKEVKIQITKSLDSGQEPAAAKKRYRTLYGGFLETKPEHMTHLYGNMLVFKDHPRILFRGKLDSLETKILEAQINCSKLNMDRLVNDLEEILQFVRQILRCEVLNESIEDFHLLGMTPKELREQSHFPKKYFGLEHFQPSYDMGEAVVVINSLRTFTRETELFAYQAFKKEHGGAEREDIIRTLNRLSSLFWIIMFRIRIGQYNS; this is encoded by the coding sequence ATGGCTGTGATAACTGAAAACGATTTGCGTAAACACTTCAGGAACCAGAATCTAAAAGAGGTTTCTGTGTATGAAGCCCCCAAGGGAGCGATTTTGACTCCTTCCGCCAAAAGTTTTTTGACTGATCATCAGATTGAGCTCCGTTACACGGGAAATCCTGTTAAATCGAAGCCGGAAGCAGATAAAAAGCCTGATGCAGATACGAAGCCGAAAAAAGAAGTTAAGATTCAAATCACCAAAAGCCTGGACAGCGGGCAAGAACCGGCAGCAGCAAAAAAACGTTACCGCACCCTGTACGGAGGTTTTCTGGAAACCAAGCCGGAACACATGACCCATTTGTATGGAAACATGCTTGTATTTAAAGATCATCCCCGGATTTTATTCCGCGGGAAACTGGACTCCCTGGAAACGAAGATTCTGGAAGCCCAGATCAACTGTTCTAAACTGAACATGGACAGGCTTGTCAATGATCTGGAAGAAATTTTGCAGTTTGTACGGCAAATATTACGGTGTGAAGTGCTAAACGAAAGTATAGAGGATTTTCATTTACTTGGGATGACGCCTAAAGAATTGCGTGAACAATCCCACTTTCCTAAGAAATATTTTGGACTGGAACATTTTCAACCCAGCTACGATATGGGCGAAGCGGTTGTTGTCATAAATTCATTGCGCACCTTCACAAGGGAAACGGAACTTTTTGCTTATCAGGCTTTTAAAAAGGAGCACGGGGGCGCAGAGCGTGAAGATATCATCCGGACGCTGAACCGTCTTTCCTCCTTATTTTGGATTATCATGTTTCGGATTCGCATCGGACAGTACAACTCATGA
- a CDS encoding BMC domain-containing protein: MANANALGMVETKGLVGAIEAADAMVKAANVTLIGKEQIGAGLVTVMVRGDVGAVKAATDAGAAAAERVGELLSVHVIPRPHSEVDAILPKAKAE, encoded by the coding sequence ATGGCAAACGCAAACGCACTGGGAATGGTAGAAACTAAAGGTTTGGTAGGAGCAATCGAAGCCGCAGACGCAATGGTGAAAGCAGCTAACGTAACCCTCATCGGCAAGGAACAAATCGGTGCCGGACTTGTAACTGTTATGGTCCGCGGTGATGTAGGCGCAGTTAAAGCAGCAACGGATGCAGGCGCAGCAGCGGCAGAGCGTGTAGGTGAATTACTTTCCGTACATGTTATTCCAAGACCGCATTCGGAAGTGGATGCCATTCTGCCGAAAGCCAAAGCAGAGTAA